The window CGATTGATCGGCTCCCCGGCCTGATTTTGCTGTTGCTCGTTCATAAGCACCTCGTAGGTCTTGGCCAGCACGACTGAAACCAGCCGGGCCTTGAAGATTCGAATCCGGCACCGCGCCATCGTTCAAAACATCGCGCCTTGCTGGCATGCCGACTAGAGTTACCGGGACGTTTCTTGCGCCCGGGCAAAAATATCCTCGCAAGACCGAACAACTATTTCGAACGGCAACGGTCATTGACTTCGCGCCGATCAATTTTGCGAAATCGGCCCCTCATTCGCTACGGAGCAACAGGCACATGGCAGCACTGCAGAACAGCACACTCGATGCGATGAAAAACAAACAGGCACAGCTGCTGGGCGAATGGATCAATAGCCTGGAATCCAGCGGCGGCACGCGCAATCTGAAAGGTCAGGACCTGCAGCAACAGACCAGCGAATTCCTGCAATTGGTGGTCAGCGGTCTTGAGAGCGACAACGGCACCAACATCAATGCGCCGGGCTGGGACGCCACTCGGCAGTTCCTCGAAAAGCTTTCGCATAGCCGCGCCCTGCTCGGTCAGGATTCGCAACAGACCGCCAGTTTCATTTTCTCGCTCAAGGGACCGCTGTTTGCCCTGCTGCAGAATCACTACAAAGAACAACCGGCCCTGCTCGCCGAACAGCTGTGGGAAGTCTCCGAGCTGCTCGACGCGTTCGGCCTGCACACCATCCGCACCTTCCAGAAATCCCGTGAAGCGGTGATCAAGCGTCAGCAGGAAGAACTGCTGGAGCTGTCCACCCCCGTGGTCAAGCTGTGGGACGGCGTGCTGGCCCTGCCGATGATCGGCACCCTTGATTCGCAACGCACTCAGGTGGTGATGGAATCGCTGCTGCAACGCATCGTCGACACCGGTTCGGAAATCGCCATCATCGACATCACCGGCGTGCCGACCGTCGACACCCTGGTCGCCCAGCATCTGCTGAAAACCGTGACGGCGATCCGCCTGATGGGGGCCGATTGCATCATAAGTGGCGTGCGCCCGCAGATCGCGCAAACCATCGTTCACCTCGGCCTCGACCTGCAAGGTGTGGTCACCAAGGCCAATCTGGCCGACGCGCTGAAACTGGCCCTGACCCGCCTGGGTGTCAGCCTCGTCAAGACGGGTTAAGCATGGAACGTATTCCGATTCTTCAAATGGGCGACTTCCTGCTGGTGACCATCCAGGTCGACATGCATGACCAACTCGCCCTGACCCTGCAGGACGATCTGTCCGAACGCATCAGCAAAACCTCGGCGCGCGGGGTGTTGATCGACATCTCGGCGCTGGACATGGTCGATTCGTTCATTGGCCGGATGATCAGTACGATCTCCGGGCTGTCGAAAATCATGGACGCCGAAACCATGCTGGTCGGCATGCAACCGGCGGTAGCGATCACCCTGGTCGAACTCGGCCTGACCCTGCCCGGCGTCAGCACGGCGCTGAACGTCGAGCGGGGGATGAAACTGCTGCGAGAACGAGTACTTGCGCAATGATCGTGCGCAGCAGCGGAACTCAACCCATCCATATCGAGCAGGACGTGGTGCTGGCGCGCCAGACTGCACGCAAACTGGCGACCGAGTGCGGCATGCGCCTGATCGACCTGACCAAAATGGTCACGGCGGTCAGTGAACTGGCGCGCAACACCATGGTTTACGGTGGCGGCGGCGACATGGACTGGCAGATCCTCGATGACGATCACAAGGTCGGTTTGCGCCTGACCTTTCGCGACGAGGGTCCGGGCATTGCCGACATCAAACTGGCCATGACCGATGGCTGGACCTCCGGCAGCGGCATGGGCCTGGGCCTGACCGGCGCCAAACGCCTGGTCGAAGAGTTCGAACTGGACACCGAGCCTGGTAAAGGCACTCGCATAACGATTACCCGATGGACATGAACATCAGCGGGTCACTGACCCAGGTATTACTGATCGAAGACAACAGCCAGATCGGCCATGCCCGCCGTAGCGCACAACACCTCGCCGAACAACATGGTTTTGGTGAAAGCGATGCGGGGCGCGTGGCACTCATAGCCACCGAGCTTGCGAGCAACCTGCTCAAGCATGCCGGTCACGGCGAACTGCACCTGCGGTTGTTGCCGCGACAGGGCGACGCCGGTATCGAGTTGATCGCGGTAGACCGAGCCAAGGGTTTCGATCTGCAGGCGTGTCTGGCCGACGGTTTTTCCACTGGCGGCACTCAGGGCATTGGCCTGGGTGCGGTGTCACGCCAGGCCGACGTGTTTGACGTGTATGCCGACCATCGCGGCGCCGTGCTTCTCGCCCGGTTGTATCCGCGCAGCGACCGCCAGGCGGATCTGCTGTACGGCGTCAGCCAGCACTCACTGCATAATGATCCAGCCTGCGGCGATGTCTGGCATCTGGCGTATCACGGTGACGACATCAGTGCACTGATCGTTGACGGTCTCGGTCACGGCGAGGACGCCGAGCGTGCCGGTCGGGCCGGAGAGCAAGCCTTCGTTGACGCGCCGTTCAGCTCCCCTGTGGTGCTGATGGAAGATATGCACCGCGAGATGATCGGCACCCGTGGCGGCGCCGTGGCGTTTGCACAGTTTCGCGCCGACCGCGCCAGCCTGACGTTTGCCGGGGTCGGCAACATCGGCGCCAGTCTGATTGCCGCTGACAAATCGCGCGGCCTGGCCTCACATCCCGGCATCGTTGGCGGCCAATACCGAAAAGCCCAGCCCTTTGACTATGCTCACGTGAACGGACATTTATTGATCATGTACAGCGACGGCTTGCAGTCCCGTTGGAATCTTCAAGACTACCCCGGTCTGGTGCACCGCCATCCCGCCGTGATAGCCAGCGTCCTGCACCGCGATTTCTGTCGCGGGCGCGACGATGTAACGGTACTGGTCGTTGCCCTGGAGGCCGCCCATGGCTGAGTCGCTCAACTTGAGCAATGCCGAACAGGCCGCGCTGATCGCGCAACTGCAAAGCGAAACGGCGGCCCTGCGTGAAGAACTCGACGAAACCAACCAGGGCGTGCTGGCGCTGTACGCCGAACTCGACACTCAGGCCGAAGAACTGCGTCAGGCCTCGGATCTGAAAAGCCGCTTTCTGTCGTACATGAGCCACGAATTTCGCACCCCGCTGGGTTCGATCCTCAGCGTCAACAGCTTGCTGGCCGACGAGCTGGACGGGCCGCTGAGCCCCGAACAGCACAAACAGGTGGCGTTCGTCAGCAGCGCTGCCCGTGAACTCAGCGACATGGTCGATGACTTGCTCGATCTGGCGAAAATCGAAGCCGGGCGCATCAGCATCTCCCCTGCGTGGTTCGACATGTTTGACCTGTTCTCCGCCCTGCGGGGAATGTTCCGGCCGATTGTCGATGCGACGGCAGTGGACCTGATCTTTGAAGAACCGGTCGGCCTGCCGCGCCTGTACACCGACGACAAGAAACTCGCGCAGATCCTGCGCAATTTCATTTCCAACTCGCTGAAGTTCACCACCCGTGGCGAAGTGCGGGTCTCGGCGCGGCTTGAAGGTGCAGATAAGGTGCGCTTTGCCGTCAGCGACACTGGAATAGGTATCGCCGCCGAGTTGCATGGCGCATTGTTCGAGGACTTTTCCCAGGTCGACTCGCCGTTGCAGAAACGCCTGCGCGGCACCGGTCTGGGCCTGTCGTTGTGCAAACGCTTCGCCGCCCTGTTGGGTGGCGAGGTCGGCATGGACAGCGCACCGGGGGTCGGTTCGACCTTTTTCGTGATCATTCCGTTGGCGATCGCTCAGGAGAACGTCGATGAAACGTGACATGCGCCTGTTGATCGTCGATGACAACGTCGCCACCCGCTACGCCTTGCGCAAGCGTCTGGAACGCCACGGCTATGAGGTGCTGGAGGCTGGCACCGGTACCGACGGCCTGGCGTTGATCGAGCGCGAACCGCTCGATGCGCTGATTCTCGACGTCAACCTGCCGGACATGAGCGGCTTCGACATTGTCCGTATCCTGCGGGCCGACACGCGCACCGCGTTGCTGCCGGTAATCCATGTCTCGGCCGCGTCGATCCAGACCGGCGACATCATCACCGGCCTCAACGCCGGGGCCGATGCCTACCTGATTCATCCGGTCGACCCGGACGTGCTGCTGGCGACCTTGCGCACGCTGCTGCGGGTGCGCGACACGGAAAATGCCCTGCGCGAAAGCGAGGCGCGGTTTCGCGAGATTTTCGCCAATGTTTCCGCGCCGATTGCGGTGCTCGACGCCAATCTCAAGGTGCATGAGTGCAACCACGCATTCAACCAACTGATTCTGGATAACCAGGGTTCACAAACCCTGAGCGAATGTTTTGCCGACGAACAAGGCGCCATTCTCAATGAACTGCGTTTGCGCCTGGTTGATGGCGAGCGCTGGAAAGGCACGCTGAACATGCGCGTGCAGGGTGAAATTCGCGAAACCGAGTGGCAGATTTCGCCATATCGCACGCCACAACTGAGCCTGGTGTTCGTCGAGGACGTCACCGAACACCGCCATCGCGAACGTTCGCATCTGGCCCGGCTGGACGACACCACCACGCAACTGGCGCGTGCCGAATCGCAGCTGCTGCAAGTGCAGAAAATGGATGCGCTGGGCAAGCTCACCGGCGGCATCGCCCACGACTTCAACAACCTGCTGACCGGCATCATCACCAGCCTTGAGTTGATCCAGAAACGCATCGCCGATGACCGACCGGACAAGGTCAAGCTGTACGCTGAGGCGGCGCTGAATTCAGCGATGAGCGCGGCCGCCCTCACCCATCGTCTGCTGGCGTTCGCTCGCCAGCAACCGCTGGACACGCGGCCAGTGGATATCAACGAACACGTGCGTTCACTTGAAGAACTGTTGGTGCGCACCATCGGTGAACGGATTGCCCTCAAGCTTGAGCTGACCAACAAACCGGCAATTGCCCTGGTCGATCCGAGTCAGTTGGAAAGCGCAATGCTGAACCTGGTGATCAATGCCCGCGACGCGCTGCCTCAGGGCGGCAACATCTGGGTCAGCACTTACGCGGCGTATTCCCACGGCGATCCGAATCTGGCCGATGGCGCCTATGTGGCGTTGTCGGTGCGCGATGACGGCACCGGCATTGACCACAACGTGATCGACAAGGTGTTCGATCCGTTCTTCACCACCAAACCCCTGGGTCAGGGCACCGGATTGGGGTTGTCGACGATTTATGGTTTTGCCCGGCAGTCCGGCGGCGACGCGCACATCCGCAGCGTGGCCCGACGCGGCACCGAAGTGACGATCATGCTGCCGGCCACCAGCGATCCGACCGGAGTCGATATTCCAGCGGTGACGGTCAATCCGCAAGGCACCGGCGAGCACGTGTTGATTGTCGAAGACATGCCGTCGGTGCGCATGTTCGTCACTGAAGTGCTGGAGGATGCCGGCTATCGCTGCACCCAGGCGGCTGACATCGAAACCGCGCTGGAGCGTCTGCAAAATGACCCGTCGATCAACCTGCTGCTGAGCGACGTCGGCTTGCCGCGCATGAGCGGCCGCGAACTGGCAGACATTGCCCGGGGCTGGCGCGAGGGATTGCCGATCCTGTTCATGACCGGCTACACCGAAACGGCGATCAATCGCCAGGTATTCCTCGGCGAGGGCATGGAGCTGCTGATCAAACCGTTCCAGATCAGCGAACTGCTCGACAAGGTTCGCCGCACGATCGACGGCGCCTGACCCAC of the Pseudomonas sp. Seg1 genome contains:
- a CDS encoding STAS domain-containing protein; amino-acid sequence: MAALQNSTLDAMKNKQAQLLGEWINSLESSGGTRNLKGQDLQQQTSEFLQLVVSGLESDNGTNINAPGWDATRQFLEKLSHSRALLGQDSQQTASFIFSLKGPLFALLQNHYKEQPALLAEQLWEVSELLDAFGLHTIRTFQKSREAVIKRQQEELLELSTPVVKLWDGVLALPMIGTLDSQRTQVVMESLLQRIVDTGSEIAIIDITGVPTVDTLVAQHLLKTVTAIRLMGADCIISGVRPQIAQTIVHLGLDLQGVVTKANLADALKLALTRLGVSLVKTG
- a CDS encoding STAS domain-containing protein, whose product is MERIPILQMGDFLLVTIQVDMHDQLALTLQDDLSERISKTSARGVLIDISALDMVDSFIGRMISTISGLSKIMDAETMLVGMQPAVAITLVELGLTLPGVSTALNVERGMKLLRERVLAQ
- a CDS encoding anti-sigma regulatory factor, with translation MIVRSSGTQPIHIEQDVVLARQTARKLATECGMRLIDLTKMVTAVSELARNTMVYGGGGDMDWQILDDDHKVGLRLTFRDEGPGIADIKLAMTDGWTSGSGMGLGLTGAKRLVEEFELDTEPGKGTRITITRWT
- a CDS encoding ATP-binding protein produces the protein MNISGSLTQVLLIEDNSQIGHARRSAQHLAEQHGFGESDAGRVALIATELASNLLKHAGHGELHLRLLPRQGDAGIELIAVDRAKGFDLQACLADGFSTGGTQGIGLGAVSRQADVFDVYADHRGAVLLARLYPRSDRQADLLYGVSQHSLHNDPACGDVWHLAYHGDDISALIVDGLGHGEDAERAGRAGEQAFVDAPFSSPVVLMEDMHREMIGTRGGAVAFAQFRADRASLTFAGVGNIGASLIAADKSRGLASHPGIVGGQYRKAQPFDYAHVNGHLLIMYSDGLQSRWNLQDYPGLVHRHPAVIASVLHRDFCRGRDDVTVLVVALEAAHG
- a CDS encoding ATP-binding protein, with product MAESLNLSNAEQAALIAQLQSETAALREELDETNQGVLALYAELDTQAEELRQASDLKSRFLSYMSHEFRTPLGSILSVNSLLADELDGPLSPEQHKQVAFVSSAARELSDMVDDLLDLAKIEAGRISISPAWFDMFDLFSALRGMFRPIVDATAVDLIFEEPVGLPRLYTDDKKLAQILRNFISNSLKFTTRGEVRVSARLEGADKVRFAVSDTGIGIAAELHGALFEDFSQVDSPLQKRLRGTGLGLSLCKRFAALLGGEVGMDSAPGVGSTFFVIIPLAIAQENVDET
- a CDS encoding response regulator codes for the protein MKRDMRLLIVDDNVATRYALRKRLERHGYEVLEAGTGTDGLALIEREPLDALILDVNLPDMSGFDIVRILRADTRTALLPVIHVSAASIQTGDIITGLNAGADAYLIHPVDPDVLLATLRTLLRVRDTENALRESEARFREIFANVSAPIAVLDANLKVHECNHAFNQLILDNQGSQTLSECFADEQGAILNELRLRLVDGERWKGTLNMRVQGEIRETEWQISPYRTPQLSLVFVEDVTEHRHRERSHLARLDDTTTQLARAESQLLQVQKMDALGKLTGGIAHDFNNLLTGIITSLELIQKRIADDRPDKVKLYAEAALNSAMSAAALTHRLLAFARQQPLDTRPVDINEHVRSLEELLVRTIGERIALKLELTNKPAIALVDPSQLESAMLNLVINARDALPQGGNIWVSTYAAYSHGDPNLADGAYVALSVRDDGTGIDHNVIDKVFDPFFTTKPLGQGTGLGLSTIYGFARQSGGDAHIRSVARRGTEVTIMLPATSDPTGVDIPAVTVNPQGTGEHVLIVEDMPSVRMFVTEVLEDAGYRCTQAADIETALERLQNDPSINLLLSDVGLPRMSGRELADIARGWREGLPILFMTGYTETAINRQVFLGEGMELLIKPFQISELLDKVRRTIDGA